The following proteins are co-located in the Imtechella halotolerans genome:
- a CDS encoding CDGSH iron-sulfur domain-containing protein — MSKTKLTINDNGSVKIEGDFEIVDKQGNAYGLQGRTVLSICRCGLSNNKPFCDGSHRGHFEHEAVAFDLPPKKV, encoded by the coding sequence ATGTCAAAAACAAAACTTACCATTAATGACAATGGATCTGTAAAAATTGAAGGAGATTTTGAAATCGTAGATAAACAAGGGAATGCTTATGGGTTACAAGGCAGAACTGTTCTTTCAATTTGTCGTTGTGGTCTTTCTAATAACAAACCATTTTGTGACGGATCACATAGAGGACATTTTGAACATGAAGCCGTTGCATTTGACCTTCCTCCTAAAAAAGTATAA
- a CDS encoding efflux transporter outer membrane subunit, whose translation MNKRIIPIITVMVVALSMQSCFVAKNYSRPETEVLSEELFRTDMMPKDSISMADISWRKLFTDAQLVQHIETGLQNNIDIRVALQQIEAAHAYYRQGKAGYFPTLNVQTQVTHQELSKNSQFGAFFDGGITQFDLSGTLSWEADIWGKIRSTKRASEAAYLQTVAAHKAVTTEIVSSISLLYYQLLSLDAQKAIVEKTLVNRTSSLETTKALKQAGVLTEVAVQQTEAQLLNAKARLIDLNKQIALTENTLSILLGHGPRAIVRASLDEQELKAPISTGYPAQLLANRPDVMAAEYGLINAFEMTNVARSQFYPRLSLSATGGFQSLELDQWLNLDSFFANFVGNLAQPLLNGRKIRTQHEVAKAQQEMALLRFKQQLLTAGKEVSDALYSYQAANEKITIKEQEYQAYDKATTYSEALLNNGMANYLEVLTARENALNAEMVLASTKLEKLQSVVTLYKSLGGGWR comes from the coding sequence ATGAATAAACGAATAATCCCTATTATAACCGTAATGGTGGTGGCCCTAAGCATGCAATCATGTTTTGTAGCCAAAAACTATAGTCGTCCGGAAACAGAAGTATTAAGTGAAGAACTTTTCCGTACTGATATGATGCCAAAGGACAGCATTTCCATGGCTGATATATCATGGCGTAAACTATTTACAGATGCCCAACTCGTTCAACATATTGAAACCGGACTGCAGAACAATATTGACATTCGTGTGGCTTTACAACAAATAGAAGCAGCTCATGCTTACTATCGTCAAGGAAAAGCAGGGTACTTTCCTACCCTAAATGTACAAACTCAAGTTACTCATCAAGAATTGAGTAAAAACAGTCAGTTTGGGGCATTTTTTGATGGAGGAATTACCCAGTTTGATCTTAGTGGCACTTTAAGTTGGGAGGCTGATATTTGGGGAAAAATTAGAAGTACCAAGCGTGCTTCTGAAGCAGCCTATTTACAGACAGTAGCAGCACATAAGGCAGTGACCACTGAGATTGTATCGAGTATTTCACTATTGTATTATCAATTACTTTCATTGGATGCTCAAAAGGCCATCGTAGAAAAAACTTTGGTAAATAGAACAAGTAGCTTAGAAACTACAAAAGCATTAAAACAAGCTGGGGTTCTAACTGAAGTAGCGGTACAGCAAACTGAAGCACAATTATTAAATGCTAAAGCACGATTAATTGACCTAAATAAGCAAATTGCTTTAACAGAAAACACCCTGTCAATTCTACTTGGTCATGGTCCAAGAGCCATTGTACGCGCTTCCCTTGATGAACAAGAATTGAAAGCGCCAATTAGTACAGGATATCCGGCTCAATTATTAGCAAACAGACCAGATGTTATGGCAGCTGAGTATGGTTTAATAAATGCTTTTGAAATGACCAATGTAGCTCGTAGCCAGTTCTATCCAAGGCTATCATTATCTGCTACAGGAGGATTCCAAAGCTTAGAACTTGACCAATGGCTTAACTTAGATTCTTTCTTTGCAAACTTTGTAGGTAATCTAGCTCAACCGCTTCTTAACGGACGTAAAATACGAACCCAGCATGAAGTGGCAAAAGCGCAGCAAGAAATGGCTTTACTAAGATTTAAACAACAACTGTTAACTGCAGGAAAGGAAGTTTCGGATGCTTTATATAGCTACCAGGCTGCCAATGAAAAAATAACCATAAAAGAGCAGGAATATCAGGCCTATGATAAGGCCACTACCTACTCTGAAGCATTACTTAATAATGGTATGGCAAACTACCTTGAGGTATTAACTGCTAGAGAAAATGCACTTAATGCTGAAATGGTATTAGCTTCCACCAAACTAGAGAAGCTTCAATCAGTGGTAACACTGTATAAATCTCTAGGTGGAGGGTGGCGTTAA